The following are encoded in a window of Deltaproteobacteria bacterium genomic DNA:
- a CDS encoding thymidylate synthase, with protein MNLHFIKARDLPDAWFQCVYEILDHGQEYVIDRGSCAGQKRLEFDYLTVHIKYPGTRPLIPDIPPTLGIPNPVAEGYVEQYLPYLMTSVKQPNEDYTYGQYLEPQIQEVIRMYREEGYGTNQAFMTVGDPQTIFLNDPPCLRGIDTRIRDGRLHFFVYFRSWDLWNGFPANLAAIQHLKEYMAQEIGVGDGEIVAASKGLHLYDYAWELARLRALKKA; from the coding sequence ATGAACCTTCATTTTATCAAGGCCCGGGATTTACCGGATGCCTGGTTTCAGTGTGTCTATGAAATTCTGGACCACGGGCAGGAATATGTCATCGACCGGGGCAGTTGTGCCGGGCAGAAACGGCTGGAGTTCGATTATCTGACGGTGCACATCAAATATCCGGGGACCCGTCCCTTGATCCCGGACATTCCTCCGACTCTCGGTATCCCCAACCCGGTGGCCGAAGGCTATGTGGAGCAGTATCTGCCTTACCTGATGACCTCGGTCAAACAACCCAATGAGGATTATACCTATGGGCAGTACCTGGAGCCGCAGATCCAGGAGGTCATCCGCATGTACCGGGAAGAGGGCTATGGGACCAATCAGGCCTTTATGACCGTGGGGGATCCCCAGACCATCTTTTTAAACGACCCGCCTTGTTTGCGGGGGATCGACACCCGGATCCGTGACGGCCGGCTCCATTTCTTCGTCTACTTCCGTTCCTGGGATTTATGGAACGGCTTTCCGGCCAACCTGGCGGCCATCCAGCACCTTAAGGAGTACATGGCCCAGGAGATCGGGGTAGGGGATGGGGAGATCGTTGCGGCCAGCAAAGGGCTTCACCTTTATGACTATGCCTGGGAGCTGGCCAGACTTCGAGCACTTAAGAAGGCGTGA
- a CDS encoding helix-turn-helix transcriptional regulator, with the protein MLFYIGKEIREVRKSRKITQEELAKILGMSRTTIGQIENGTVQEIGVRKLIRLLDFLGLELRVRPAGKPPTLEELRNEEIL; encoded by the coding sequence ATGCTTTTTTATATCGGTAAAGAAATCCGGGAGGTGCGGAAGAGCCGCAAGATCACCCAGGAGGAGTTGGCAAAAATTCTGGGCATGAGTCGTACCACCATCGGGCAGATTGAGAATGGCACGGTTCAGGAGATCGGCGTTCGGAAACTGATACGGCTGCTCGACTTCCTGGGACTGGAGTTGAGGGTCCGGCCGGCGGGCAAACCGCCGACGTTGGAGGAGCTACGTAACGAGGAGATTCTCTGA
- a CDS encoding type II toxin-antitoxin system HipA family toxin, translating into MGGVSSLAVWAAGKRSGLLARERGREYVFAYSPEAGADVQVSLTMPVRLASWLSRELHPIFQMNLPEGALLETIRLAIAKVVGEDDLAILRVTGGNQVGRNRFSLTGDKSPQIQETPESLHELLSYPDSRELFHELMARYALHSGISGIQPKVMLEATERGTLSSAGYIVKSWGTDYPYLAANEYFCMTAVRRAGLPVPEFYLSDNGGLFIMRRFDVTPNGDSIGFEDMCCLQAHGTAQKYASSYERVAKSIKDFVSGEHLMAAREQFYASLVLSVMLRNGDGHLKNFGVLYASPLGAVTLAPVYDVVTTTAYIKKDVPALSLSGTKKWWPRKMLERFAVAHLSLPAGVVSNTFNRMAEAITETRGMVSAYMAEHPEFREVGERIMSEWNEGVRGLVSNGGGA; encoded by the coding sequence ATGGGGGGTGTTTCGTCACTTGCCGTGTGGGCCGCGGGCAAGCGGTCCGGCCTTCTGGCCCGGGAGCGGGGCCGGGAATATGTCTTTGCCTACTCCCCGGAAGCCGGGGCGGATGTCCAGGTATCCCTGACCATGCCCGTGCGTTTGGCGAGTTGGCTGAGCCGTGAACTGCACCCCATATTTCAGATGAACCTGCCGGAGGGGGCACTTCTCGAGACAATTCGACTGGCTATTGCCAAGGTGGTGGGAGAGGATGACCTGGCGATCCTCCGGGTGACCGGGGGAAATCAGGTGGGGAGGAACCGTTTTTCTCTCACCGGAGACAAGTCGCCACAGATACAGGAAACGCCCGAATCCCTCCACGAACTGCTTTCCTACCCCGACAGTCGGGAGCTCTTTCATGAGTTGATGGCCAGGTATGCCCTCCACTCCGGGATTTCAGGAATCCAACCCAAGGTTATGCTGGAAGCCACGGAGCGCGGCACGTTGTCGTCTGCGGGCTATATCGTCAAGTCGTGGGGCACGGATTACCCGTATTTGGCCGCCAACGAGTATTTCTGCATGACCGCGGTGAGACGAGCGGGGCTGCCGGTGCCGGAATTCTACCTCTCGGATAATGGCGGCCTTTTCATTATGCGCCGTTTCGACGTCACGCCCAATGGCGACTCCATCGGTTTCGAGGATATGTGCTGCCTCCAGGCCCATGGGACCGCTCAAAAGTACGCCAGCAGCTATGAACGGGTGGCGAAGAGCATCAAGGACTTTGTCTCCGGCGAGCACCTGATGGCGGCCAGAGAGCAGTTTTATGCATCGTTGGTGTTGTCGGTTATGCTGCGAAACGGTGACGGCCACTTAAAGAATTTCGGTGTGTTGTACGCCTCCCCGCTCGGCGCTGTGACGCTCGCTCCGGTGTACGACGTGGTGACCACAACGGCTTATATCAAAAAAGACGTGCCCGCCCTTTCTCTATCGGGAACCAAGAAATGGTGGCCACGCAAGATGCTGGAGCGCTTTGCCGTGGCCCATCTCTCGCTGCCGGCCGGAGTGGTCTCCAACACTTTCAATCGAATGGCTGAGGCGATAACAGAAACGCGGGGAATGGTCTCGGCCTACATGGCCGAACACCCCGAGTTCCGTGAGGTTGGTGAACGGATAATGTCGGAGTGGAACGAAGGTGTAAGGGGTCTGGTTTCTAATGGGGGTGGGGCTTAG